A genomic segment from Nicotiana sylvestris chromosome 1, ASM39365v2, whole genome shotgun sequence encodes:
- the LOC104248588 gene encoding protein WVD2-like 2 — protein sequence MGRDITGLRNADRRPNVKPNGVTVHVAPRIAKERVEAKDYEAEDHTAKDTHVEESHEKQDVLSVKSTNCEPDTTEGKITKTEAVKSSDKKLGSPLKPYSDSSAATESLAPPVMNSSGNEPENHENGTQTVDAGSNCSSKSNDLHSPMTSQKFHQNSPMMSRKLRILDEDDNWSLASSTAASVRTVKSKITVPVAPSFKCSERSERRREYYTKLEEKHKALEAEKQEYAARMKEEEEAAMKQLRKAMVYRANPVPSFYREGPPPKRELKKLPVTRAKSPNLTRRKSCSDAVTPSPEEKKPCAKVRHSIGVYKQGSTTPTTPKSKDRVSARNSNGTPKAKEPTKLVKAKKGSPLKEMKETPIKEIKETPIAESNVTPMNETEEAPVKVTNEASVKEIKEIPSSEMKETSHTMTEQLSANTAAQS from the exons ATGGGGAGGGACATTACAGGTTTACGCAATGCTGACAGGAGACCTAATGTTAAGCCAAATGGTGTCACAGTTCATGTTGCGCCCAGAATTGCCAAGGAAAGGGTTGAAGCAAAGGACTATGAGGCAGAGGATCACACTGCAAAAGACACACACGTGGAGGAATCCCATGAGAAGCAGGATGTACTATCTGTGAAAAGCACCAACTGTGAACCTGATACGACTGAGGGAAAAATTACAAAGACTGAGGCTGTGAAGTCCAGTGACAAGAAGTTGGGCTCGCCATTGAAGCCTTACTCTGATTCTTCTGCAGCAACTGAAAGTCTAGCACCCCCGGTCATGAATTCATCAGGGAATGAACCTGAAAATCATGAAAATGGCACTCAGACGGTTGATGCTGGATCTAACTGTTCATCAAAGTCCAACGATCTGCACTCTCCTATGACTTCCCAAAAATTTCAT CAAAATTCTCCCATGATGTCAAGGAAACTGCGGATTCTGGATGAAGACGATAACTGGTCCTTGGCTTCCTC AACTGCAGCTTCTGTGCGGACAGTTAAGTCCAAGATTACTGTTCCTGTAGCTCCATCATTTAAATGTTCTGAACGCTCAGAGAGACGTAGAGAG TATTACACAAAGTTAGAGGAAAAGCACAAAGCTCTGGAGGCAGAGAAACAAGAATATGCAGCCAGAATGAAG GAAGAGGAAGAAGCAGCAATGAAGCAGCTTAGAAAGGCCATGGTCTACAGAGCAAATCCAGTTCCTAGTTTTTACCGTGAAGGGCCACCTCCAAAGCGTGAACTTAAAAAG CTGCCAGTGACTCGTGCCAAATCACCAAATCTGACCCGTAGAAAGAGCTGTAGCGATGCAGTCACACCATCTCCCGAAGAAAAGAAACCTTGTGCAAAGGTTCGTCACAGCATTGGTGTTTACAAACAAGGCAGTACTACCCCAACTACTCCCAAGAGTAAAGATCGCGTGAGTGCTCGGAATAGTAATGGAACTCCCAAAGCCAAAGAACCTACCAAATTGGTGAAAGCGAAGAAAGGATCCCCTTTAAAGGAGATGAAGGAAACTCCAATTAAGGAGATAAAGGAAACTCCAATAGCAGAGTCAAATGTAACTCCAATGAATGAGACAGAGGAAGCTCCGGTTAAGGTGACAAACGAAGCTTCTGTTAAGGAGATAAAGGAAATTCCCTCCTCAGAGATGAAGGAAACTTCTCATACAATGACAGAGCAACTGAGTGCAAATACTGCTGCTCAATCATGA